The window ATTATACACGTTCTTTAAATTTACACTTCACTTGCCGAGATTCTAGGATTCtaagtgtatatatatagagAGGAGACAAATATGTGAGATATTATTCGCCATCTAAGCATACAAAACCAAATAATTTTacttaattttacttttttttgggCCTTTAATAGAGATTTAAGGGTAATTTATTACACAAATAAAATCTTTCGTTGCCACCAGTTATATGACTATTAAAAGAAGTCTTGGATTTATAGCCTCTGTGTCAGAATTTGGAAGTATGGAAGTATGCTCCTAGCGAGTAGCGATTGTCGGGTTTTTAAGGTGATCATCAGGATATTGTCACAAATATCGATCACCAAAATTTTTTAATAGTATAGCCGAAAATTCTGATAATCGTCAGGACTTCTGGTGCTTTACGTTAGGACTTTTGGCCAAATCTTGGTGATTACCGTGCCATGCTTCTGGTGATCGATTTGTGCAAATTCTGACTGATCACCCGAATTTTCAGCCACAATGGCACAAAGTTTTGGTGATCGTCACGATTCCTAGCTAGTACAAAAATCTAGCACATGATTAATTTTCCAaaacttatttttcaaaatataggtaATGGTACTCAATATATACATCCTTCGTAATCTCCGCTTTATTTATGGACTGGACTATGttcattataattttttttttgataaaaaatagaAGGACAAACCAAGGTAGTGAAAGTGGTTGTTGAAGCCATAGACGAGGAGAAAAGGCTAGTGACATTCAGCGCATTTGAAGGTCATTTAATAGAGCAATACAAGACCTTCAAGGCAACTGTTCATATTGAGAATGAAGGAGAAAACAACTTGGTCTTATGGACTATAGAGTACGAGAAGCAGAATGATGAAGTTTCAGAACCCTTCTGTTATTTGGAATTTGCCACTAATCTCACCAAAGAAGTTGATGCCCACCATGTCAACCAGTAGGTTGAGATataattgattttctttaaattgttgTGAATAAGGAgagttcaagaatttaagtgGTCGTGCTTGTTGATGTTTGTGTTTCTCATAAACATGTTTGCTTAGCTGTGTTTTAAATAAAGATGTTTGATTTGTTGTGTTTCTTGTTAAAATATTTGCTTCGTTGTCTTCGTGAAATAAGTATGGTATATGTATCTTTTCAAGAAGAAGGAATTATATTTGGATGCTTTGATTTTGTGAATTGATTAACTCGATTCTTCATCGTCCTCAATTTTGATTAGACTTTACGTGATTTACAAGTATAATTAATACCGTCGATTAACAATAAATTGCCCTTGGCGATAAAACTATCAGAATAATAAAATTTCGACAGGAAAAATGTGTCTATAAGAAGTTTCCAATGGATTTTTCGGAGTTTTCTGTAAGATTGAGTTTGTGAGTTCTTGAATATTTCTCCAGTCACATATTGGCAACATTCCCCAA is drawn from Nicotiana tabacum cultivar K326 chromosome 22, ASM71507v2, whole genome shotgun sequence and contains these coding sequences:
- the LOC107796413 gene encoding kirola-like, which produces MGLKGKLISQIEIKGCGDLFHEMFRHKPHHLPNVTPDKIQAVDLHEGDWGTVGSVVNWNYTIEGQTKVVKVVVEAIDEEKRLVTFSAFEGHLIEQYKTFKATVHIENEGENNLVLWTIEYEKQNDEVSEPFCYLEFATNLTKEVDAHHVNQ